In the Streptomyces sp. cg36 genome, one interval contains:
- a CDS encoding roadblock/LC7 domain-containing protein, whose protein sequence is MSQAAQNLNWLITNFVDNTPGVSHTVVVSADGLLLAMSEGFPRDRADQLAAVASGLTSLTAGASRIFEGGAVNQTVVEMERGFLFIMSISDGSSLAVLAHPEADIGLVGYEMALLVDRAGTVLTPDLRAELQGSLLN, encoded by the coding sequence ATGAGCCAGGCGGCGCAGAATCTGAACTGGTTGATCACCAACTTCGTGGACAACACCCCCGGGGTGTCCCACACGGTGGTGGTCTCCGCCGACGGACTCCTGCTGGCGATGTCCGAAGGCTTCCCCCGGGACCGGGCGGATCAGCTGGCGGCGGTCGCCTCCGGTCTGACCTCCCTCACCGCGGGGGCCTCCCGGATCTTCGAGGGCGGCGCCGTCAACCAGACGGTGGTGGAGATGGAGCGCGGCTTCCTCTTCATCATGTCCATCTCGGACGGTTCCTCCTTGGCCGTACTCGCCCACCCCGAGGCCGACATCGGTCTGGTCGGGTATGAGATGGCTCTCCTCGTGGACCGCGCGGGCACGGTGCTTACGCCCGATCTGCGTGCGGAACTCCAGGGCAGTCTGCTCAATTAG